One Thermodesulfobacteriota bacterium DNA segment encodes these proteins:
- a CDS encoding 4-oxalocrotonate tautomerase family protein, giving the protein MAAEKIHGGECINRNPRPPPPKWRKESTMPLIQISLIQGRTSEKKELLIKKVTEATAEALEISRDKVHIVLYEIPKENIAHGGVPLTKADF; this is encoded by the coding sequence TTGGCGGCGGAAAAGATCCATGGTGGAGAGTGTATAAACCGTAATCCTCGACCACCTCCCCCCAAGTGGAGAAAGGAGTCAACGATGCCACTTATCCAGATTAGCCTGATTCAGGGTAGAACGTCCGAGAAGAAGGAGTTATTAATCAAAAAGGTGACCGAGGCCACGGCGGAAGCCCTCGAGATTTCGAGAGACAAAGTCCATATCGTCCTCTACGAAATCCCCAAGGAGAACATCGCTCACGGAGGCGTCCCGCTCACAAAGGCGGATTTTTAA
- a CDS encoding phenylalanine--tRNA ligase beta subunit-related protein: MPLEVLFEIIDAYRLRFPDLPFGIGTIRDCVYFERSEAFKLYKREVLRKMRRRVHLAEVEKRINLYDQFFKEWGYPCPLPGHLKRTLEMGFPSHNLYIDTHIMAEMNHGILMAIQDLDRFEGSWRLDLAKGGETFLALSGKTLPCKESEIVLRDEREIVCSLFQGPDFKTRIDPSSKNLVVYVFTAPGMMENPVSHGIQFALEILERFGGGKDPWWRVYKP; this comes from the coding sequence TCCCCGACCTCCCTTTTGGAATCGGGACGATCCGGGATTGCGTCTATTTTGAGAGGAGCGAAGCCTTCAAACTCTACAAAAGGGAGGTCCTCAGAAAGATGAGAAGGCGGGTCCATCTCGCCGAAGTCGAAAAAAGGATCAACCTTTATGATCAATTTTTTAAAGAATGGGGATATCCCTGCCCCCTTCCGGGTCATCTGAAACGGACTTTAGAGATGGGGTTTCCCAGTCACAACCTGTACATCGACACGCATATCATGGCAGAGATGAACCATGGAATTCTGATGGCCATCCAGGACCTGGACCGGTTCGAAGGGTCATGGAGGCTCGATCTCGCAAAGGGAGGGGAAACCTTTCTGGCCCTTTCAGGGAAGACGCTCCCCTGCAAGGAAAGCGAGATCGTCCTTCGCGACGAGAGAGAGATCGTCTGCTCCCTCTTTCAAGGGCCTGATTTCAAAACCAGGATCGATCCCTCGAGTAAGAACCTCGTTGTCTATGTCTTCACCGCACCTGGAATGATGGAGAACCCTGTATCCCACGGTATTCAATTCGCCCTTGAGATCTTAGAAAGATTTGGCGGCGGAAAAGATCCATGGTGGAGAGTGTATAAACCGTAA
- a CDS encoding methionine synthase has translation MVLKEPFLATSIGSFPHLDETEVLPLIRKDFPHIPFLAQFPRRSFLEGMVAQYSEGFPGLRLDLEARRLWVDTSSGFETEVERFYQAIEKMDLESLRISREYAAGLRLLEILSDQEVSKGFKYVKAQVTGPITFGLSLTDQERRPIFYDPTLREVLIHHLAFKARWLEKRLRELFPGIPSIIFFDEPALSAIGSAFSGLHEGEVIQSLSECFRAVQGLKGVHCCGNTDWPLLLTAPLDILSFDAYGYLDNLSLYPKELAAFLERGGILAWGLIPTGEEILKEDVDTLAERLRKGVKRLTREGIDPGLLNQAILTPSCGMGSLSVPLAERVCHLTSEVSRRLREEEGH, from the coding sequence ATGGTCCTTAAAGAACCTTTCCTGGCCACGAGCATCGGTTCCTTCCCACACCTTGACGAGACAGAGGTCTTGCCCCTCATCCGAAAAGATTTCCCGCACATCCCCTTTTTGGCCCAGTTTCCAAGGCGGTCTTTTCTTGAGGGGATGGTGGCCCAGTACTCGGAGGGGTTTCCAGGCCTGAGGCTGGACCTTGAGGCAAGAAGGCTATGGGTCGATACCTCTTCGGGCTTCGAGACCGAGGTGGAGCGGTTCTATCAGGCGATTGAAAAAATGGATCTGGAATCCCTCCGGATTTCCAGGGAGTATGCTGCCGGTCTCCGCCTCCTTGAGATCCTTTCCGACCAGGAGGTTTCAAAGGGATTCAAATACGTCAAGGCCCAGGTCACCGGCCCCATCACCTTCGGCCTCTCTTTAACGGACCAGGAGAGGAGGCCCATCTTTTATGACCCTACCTTGAGGGAGGTCCTCATCCATCACCTCGCCTTCAAGGCTCGATGGCTTGAGAAAAGGCTCCGGGAACTCTTTCCCGGGATCCCGAGCATCATTTTCTTCGATGAACCGGCCCTGTCGGCCATCGGCTCCGCTTTTTCGGGCCTTCATGAAGGAGAGGTGATCCAATCCCTCAGCGAATGTTTCCGTGCGGTTCAGGGGTTGAAGGGAGTTCACTGCTGCGGCAACACGGACTGGCCCCTGCTCCTTACCGCCCCCCTCGACATCCTGAGCTTCGATGCGTATGGATATTTAGACAACCTTTCCCTCTATCCGAAGGAATTGGCGGCCTTCCTCGAACGGGGAGGGATCTTGGCTTGGGGTCTCATCCCCACCGGTGAGGAGATATTGAAGGAGGACGTCGACACCTTGGCCGAACGTCTTCGGAAGGGAGTGAAACGCCTAACACGAGAAGGGATCGACCCGGGGCTCCTCAACCAGGCGATCCTGACGCCGAGCTGCGGGATGGGATCGCTCTCCGTGCCCCTGGCCGAACGGGTCTGCCACCTCACCTCCGAAGTCTCGAGGCGACTTCGGGAAGAGGAGGGGCATTAA
- the groES gene encoding co-chaperone GroES: MHIRPLHDRLIVKRLAEEEKTKGGIIIPDTAKEKPIEGEVIAVGEGRIDKDGKKIPMEVKKGDRILFAKYAGTEVKIDGEEYLMMREDEVLAVIEK; encoded by the coding sequence ATGCACATCAGGCCGCTTCACGACCGCCTCATCGTCAAACGACTCGCTGAGGAGGAGAAGACAAAGGGAGGGATCATCATCCCTGATACTGCCAAGGAGAAACCCATCGAAGGCGAAGTGATCGCGGTGGGGGAAGGCAGGATCGATAAGGATGGGAAGAAGATCCCGATGGAGGTAAAGAAAGGAGATCGGATCCTCTTTGCCAAGTATGCGGGCACGGAGGTGAAGATCGATGGTGAAGAGTATCTGATGATGCGGGAAGATGAGGTCCTTGCCGTCATCGAAAAGTAA